DNA from Arthrobacter sp. StoSoilB19:
TGCTTCATCCTCCTGCTGGTCCTTGGCCAGTGGCGTGATGCGCTGTTCGGCTTGTCCGCCATCAGCAATTCGCTGATCGGGATCATCCAGGAGTACCGGGCAAAGCGTTCCCTTGACCAGCTTGCCATTCTGCAGGCCGCCCGGAACACGGTGGTCAGGAACGGGGCCAGGGAAGTCGTCTCCTCGGACGAACTGGTCCCTGACGACCTGGTGGTGCTCAACGCCGGGGACCAGGTAACGGCAGACCTGGAGCTTCTTGGCGGGGCACCGCTTGAGGTGGACGAATCCCTGCTGACGGGCGAGTCGGAACCCGTTCCCAAAGCCGGCGGTGCCGTGCTGCTGTCCGGCTCGCTGATCCTCGCCGGCAGCGGCCGGGCCAGAGTGCTCCGCGTGGGACCCGACACCTTCGCTTACCGGCTGGCAGCCGAGGCACGGCGGTTCTCCCTTGTCAGGTCAGAGATCCGCAGGGGCCTGGAGAAAGTCTTTACCGTCATCACCTGGCTGTTACTGCCCACCGCACTGCTGCTCACGAATGCGCAGATGCAGGACCAGGGCGGATGGGCTGGAGCCATGGGATCGGGGCGGTGGATACCTGCCGTCGTGGGAGCTGTTGCCGGGATCATGGCCATGATCCCCCTGGGCCTGCTCCTGATGACAAGCGTGGCCTTTGCCGTGGGCGGCCTCCGGCTCGCTCGCCAGAAGGTCCTGGTCCAGGAACTCGCCGCCGTGGAGGTATTGGCACGGGTGGATGTCCTCTGCCTGGATAAAACCGGCACCCTGTCCTCCGGCTCCGTGGTGTTTGACGCCGTCCATGAGGCCGGAACAGTTCCTGCGTCCGGGTGGCGGCCGGCGGTGGAATGGTTTGGTGCCAATGCTGAGGCCAGCAGCACCGCTGCAGCCATCGGCGCGGCCTTTCCCGTGCGGGTTCCGCTGCAGGAGCAGGATTCCGTCCCGTTCTCCTCCGCCCGGAAGTGGAGTTCGGTGACGTTCGCGCCGGGCTCCGCCGCCTCCGGGACGTGGATCCTGGGAGCGCCGGATACGGTCCTCGGGTCCGCTGACTCTGCTGATGCGCACGCCAGGGCGGCGGCCCTCGCTTCCACCGGCCTGCGGACCCTGGTTCTGGCGCACCTCCCGGCGCCGCTGCCGCCGGGCCCCCAAGAGGCAGGCCTGCCGTCCGGGCTGGTGCCGGTCATGCTGCTGACCTTCCGGGAGAGCATCCGCCGGGACGCCGCCTCCACCCTCGACTACTTCCGCCGGCAGGGGGTGACCGTCAAGATCATTTCCGGTGACGATCCCCGGACCGTGGCAGCGCTTGCGCGCGGGGTGGGTTTTGGAACCGGGGTTGCCTATGACGCACGCACGCTTCCCCGGGATCCGCTGCTGCTGGAGGAAACGGTGGAGTCGCAAAGCCTCTTTGGAAGTGTGACCCCATCCCAGAAACGGGACCTGATCCAGGCCCTGAAGCGGCGGGGGCACACGGTGGCAATGACCGGGGACGGGGTGAACGACGTCCTGGCACTTAAGGATGCGGATCTGGGGATCGCCATGGACTCGGCCTCCCCCGCGACCAAGGCCGTGGCCCGCATGGTCCTCCTGGACGGGCGCTTTGAACGGCTGCCGGCGGTGGTGGACGAGGGGCGCCGGGCCATCAGCAACATTGAGCGCGTCTCCCTGGTCTTCCTGAGCAAGACTGTCTACGCCACGGTCATCTCCGTGGTGACCGGCGTCCTGTTGCTGGCCTTCCCGTTCCTGCCCCGGCAGCTGTCCGCACTGGACGGACTGACCATCGGCCTGCCGGCGTTCTTCCTTGCCCTGCAGCCCGGCGGCCAGCGTTATGCCCCCGGGTTCCTGAGGCGTGCCCTGGCCTTCGCGGTCCCGGCAGGCATCTGCACGGCCCTGTGTGTCCTGGCGGTCAGCGCGTACGGGCAGTTGTGGGGCGGCCACAGCCTTGAGTCCGCCCAGTCCGCGGCAACGGTGACACTCGGTCTGGTGGCCGCGTGGATCCTGGTGATGGCATCACGCCCCCTCAACCGGATCAAGGTGTTGATCCTTGCCGGGATGTACGCGGGGCTGGTCCTGTTGTTCAGCGTTCCCTTAACGCAGGACTTCTTCCGGGTTGAGTGGCCGCCCGCCGGACTGCTGGCCGTCTCGGTTGCAGTTGCCCTGGCAGGGTGCCTGGCCATCGAACTGGTTGGCCGCCTGACCCGCCGGCCACCGGCGGGTCACGGCCGAACGGGGCTGGGACCTTTGCCTCTGGAGCCGGATTCATCGAAAGGGGATGGTGG
Protein-coding regions in this window:
- a CDS encoding cation-translocating P-type ATPase, giving the protein MSHPRDGLSTAEVRERTAAGRVNSVPTATSRSAWEIVQANVFTLFNGVVGGCFILLLVLGQWRDALFGLSAISNSLIGIIQEYRAKRSLDQLAILQAARNTVVRNGAREVVSSDELVPDDLVVLNAGDQVTADLELLGGAPLEVDESLLTGESEPVPKAGGAVLLSGSLILAGSGRARVLRVGPDTFAYRLAAEARRFSLVRSEIRRGLEKVFTVITWLLLPTALLLTNAQMQDQGGWAGAMGSGRWIPAVVGAVAGIMAMIPLGLLLMTSVAFAVGGLRLARQKVLVQELAAVEVLARVDVLCLDKTGTLSSGSVVFDAVHEAGTVPASGWRPAVEWFGANAEASSTAAAIGAAFPVRVPLQEQDSVPFSSARKWSSVTFAPGSAASGTWILGAPDTVLGSADSADAHARAAALASTGLRTLVLAHLPAPLPPGPQEAGLPSGLVPVMLLTFRESIRRDAASTLDYFRRQGVTVKIISGDDPRTVAALARGVGFGTGVAYDARTLPRDPLLLEETVESQSLFGSVTPSQKRDLIQALKRRGHTVAMTGDGVNDVLALKDADLGIAMDSASPATKAVARMVLLDGRFERLPAVVDEGRRAISNIERVSLVFLSKTVYATVISVVTGVLLLAFPFLPRQLSALDGLTIGLPAFFLALQPGGQRYAPGFLRRALAFAVPAGICTALCVLAVSAYGQLWGGHSLESAQSAATVTLGLVAAWILVMASRPLNRIKVLILAGMYAGLVLLFSVPLTQDFFRVEWPPAGLLAVSVAVALAGCLAIELVGRLTRRPPAGHGRTGLGPLPLEPDSSKGDGGSAGQRDGPAST